One window of the Actinomyces procaprae genome contains the following:
- a CDS encoding histone-like nucleoid-structuring protein Lsr2, with protein MAQKTQIVLVDDIDGSEATQTITFALDGVTYEIDLNEEHAAALRESIEEWTVKARRRGGRRTLRRRPPTGVTQKIREWARANGYEVSDRGRIPAPVREAYMAANNPSNNG; from the coding sequence ATGGCACAGAAGACCCAGATTGTTCTTGTGGATGACATCGACGGCTCTGAGGCGACTCAGACCATTACCTTCGCTCTCGATGGTGTCACTTACGAGATCGACCTCAACGAGGAGCACGCGGCCGCATTGCGCGAGTCGATCGAGGAATGGACGGTGAAGGCCCGCCGCCGTGGCGGTCGCCGCACGCTCCGTCGTCGCCCGCCTACGGGCGTCACCCAGAAGATTCGTGAGTGGGCCCGTGCCAACGGCTATGAGGTCTCTGACCGTGGGCGCATTCCTGCTCCGGTGCGCGAGGCCTACATGGCGGCCAACAACCCCAGCAACAACGGCTGA